A single genomic interval of Feifania hominis harbors:
- a CDS encoding S1C family serine protease: MNDEYTPTGDRPQELSGAVPDCAPPAAEQPPAAEQPPAAEQPPAVEQPPAAEQPPAAASPTAGTEPPPVPPAGSDAPPAPPYHPDYFSRPTPRANRNRGLMVFAVIMAVILCLSLFTLAGVTLYNLFMGNGFTLHTPERLPSVDNPGVSDPGRVPDDGESGNKPSLDVQDTPDPPSTTQTGVLSGPAISKKVRPVVVGIVALGETGYQTFQSSGSGIIMSADGYIITNAHVVEDTYDVTVITFNGENVAGTEYKARIVGSDTNSDLAVLKVEAQDLPVAEFGDSTKLEVGEMALAIGNPLGLELAGSVTQGIISAVDREVSVDGITMTLVQTDASINPGNSGGALVNQYGQVIGINTVKMGRGQYEGLGFAIPINVAKPIIDELIQNGYVQGGVNVNRPRIGITCETVTPEVADYWNYPLGVYIHTVEADSDAYRKGLQSKDIITKANGVEITSVEDLNEVLNPLKEGDTLKIVLWRDGKYYNAEIVLMAPQ; this comes from the coding sequence ATGAACGACGAATACACCCCCACGGGCGACCGGCCGCAGGAGCTGTCGGGCGCCGTACCCGACTGCGCGCCGCCTGCGGCGGAGCAACCGCCTGCGGCGGAGCAGCCACCTGCGGCGGAGCAGCCGCCAGCGGTGGAGCAGCCACCTGCGGCGGAGCAGCCGCCTGCAGCGGCGTCGCCGACCGCCGGGACCGAACCGCCGCCGGTGCCACCTGCGGGCTCTGACGCACCGCCTGCACCGCCCTACCACCCGGACTATTTCAGTCGGCCCACACCGCGTGCAAATCGCAACAGAGGGCTTATGGTCTTCGCGGTCATCATGGCTGTCATTCTCTGCCTGTCACTGTTCACTCTGGCCGGGGTGACGCTCTACAATCTCTTCATGGGCAACGGCTTTACTCTTCACACGCCCGAGCGCCTGCCGTCGGTGGACAACCCCGGCGTGAGCGACCCGGGCCGTGTGCCGGACGACGGTGAGAGCGGCAACAAGCCCTCTCTCGATGTGCAGGACACGCCCGACCCGCCGTCCACCACGCAGACGGGTGTGCTCAGCGGCCCTGCGATTTCAAAAAAAGTGCGTCCGGTTGTGGTCGGCATCGTCGCACTCGGCGAGACGGGCTACCAGACGTTTCAGAGCTCGGGATCGGGCATCATCATGTCGGCCGACGGCTACATCATCACAAATGCCCATGTGGTGGAGGACACCTACGACGTCACCGTCATCACGTTCAATGGGGAAAATGTAGCGGGCACGGAGTACAAGGCGAGGATTGTCGGCTCTGACACGAACTCCGATCTCGCGGTGCTCAAAGTCGAGGCGCAGGACCTGCCCGTGGCAGAGTTCGGCGACTCCACCAAGCTCGAGGTCGGCGAGATGGCGCTCGCGATCGGCAATCCTCTCGGGCTGGAGCTCGCGGGCTCGGTCACACAGGGCATCATCTCGGCTGTGGACCGCGAGGTCTCGGTCGACGGCATTACGATGACTCTTGTGCAGACCGACGCCTCCATCAACCCTGGGAACTCCGGCGGTGCGCTGGTCAACCAGTACGGTCAGGTCATCGGCATCAACACGGTCAAAATGGGCCGTGGCCAGTATGAGGGCCTGGGTTTCGCCATTCCGATCAATGTGGCAAAGCCCATCATCGACGAGCTCATTCAAAACGGCTATGTCCAGGGCGGCGTCAACGTCAATCGTCCGCGCATCGGCATCACCTGTGAGACAGTGACGCCCGAGGTGGCGGACTACTGGAACTACCCGCTGGGCGTCTACATCCACACCGTGGAAGCCGACAGCGACGCCTATCGAAAGGGACTGCAGTCCAAGGACATCATCACAAAGGCAAACGGCGTCGAGATCACAAGCGTCGAGGACCTCAATGAGGTTCTCAACCCCCTCAAGGAGGGCGACACGCTCAAGATCGTACTCTGGCGCGACGGCAAATACTACAACGCCGAGATCGTCCTGATGGCGCCGCAATAA
- a CDS encoding sodium-translocating pyrophosphatase yields MIWVYLAIAVSILAFGVAAYFYQWVRRLPTANEKLEHVGALIREGAFTFLRREYRILALFMAVVSAILFLLFPSPIWSGGSIWDNVIMVAAYVFGTALSGLAGVVGISIATIANLKSATAACEGIRPSFLAGFRGGAVMGLAVVGTSLAGAAVIYLISGDPNIVLGFSFGASSLALFAKAGGGIFTKTADIAADLTGKVELGIPEDDPRNPAVIADNVGDNVGDVAGMGADLFDSNIAAMAAAMVVALPLGQIDFIFCLCTLGLLASIVGVLLARLGKKGSPSRALNGGTYITCIIFTLLTLGATLLCNYSLRLWGAAITGMVVGVIIGVTSDFFTGDDKKPVERVARASESGPAFTILSGFSYGLLSSLPALVGIGLAALISYHLCAPLGEGYAMLGISTAAIGMLSIVGMIISNDAYGPIVDNARGVAEMAGLGDQVLTVTDELDAAGNTAKAITKGFSIGAAGLTVIALLGTFQEVVRQAAGVVIQFDMMNPLVFFGALVGAAIPAVFSAMLIMGVNRNSQKMVTEIHRQFNTIPGLREGTAMPDYARCIDIATVGAIRELIPAGLTAIVATLAVGFIGGVEAVGGFLTGNIVSGLLLALVMSNAGGLWDNGKKYVEAGHFGGKGSDAHKAAVIGDTVGDPFKDTAGPSINTQITVVSLISSLFAMLFYTCSLF; encoded by the coding sequence ATGATTTGGGTCTATCTGGCAATTGCTGTCTCCATTCTGGCTTTTGGTGTGGCCGCCTACTTCTACCAGTGGGTCAGGCGTCTTCCGACTGCCAATGAGAAGCTCGAGCACGTCGGCGCCCTGATTCGCGAGGGCGCGTTCACTTTCCTGCGGCGGGAATACCGGATTCTCGCCCTGTTCATGGCTGTGGTCAGCGCCATCCTCTTTCTGCTGTTTCCAAGCCCCATCTGGTCGGGAGGCTCCATCTGGGACAATGTCATCATGGTAGCCGCCTATGTCTTCGGAACCGCACTCTCGGGGCTTGCCGGCGTCGTCGGCATCTCGATTGCGACCATTGCAAATCTCAAATCGGCTACGGCGGCCTGTGAGGGCATCCGGCCCTCGTTTCTCGCCGGTTTCCGCGGCGGCGCGGTCATGGGACTCGCCGTGGTGGGCACTTCGCTGGCGGGCGCCGCTGTCATCTATCTGATCTCCGGCGACCCCAACATCGTGCTCGGCTTCAGCTTCGGCGCAAGCTCGCTGGCCCTGTTTGCAAAGGCCGGCGGCGGAATTTTTACAAAGACCGCCGACATTGCGGCCGATCTCACCGGCAAGGTTGAACTGGGCATCCCCGAGGACGACCCGCGCAACCCCGCCGTCATCGCCGACAACGTCGGCGACAACGTGGGTGATGTCGCAGGCATGGGCGCCGATCTCTTCGACTCCAACATCGCCGCGATGGCGGCGGCCATGGTGGTCGCTCTGCCTCTCGGACAGATCGACTTCATCTTCTGTCTGTGCACGCTGGGGCTTCTCGCCTCCATCGTCGGTGTGCTGCTCGCGCGCCTGGGCAAAAAGGGCAGCCCCTCCCGCGCGCTCAACGGCGGCACTTACATCACCTGCATCATTTTCACACTTCTGACACTGGGTGCGACGCTGCTTTGCAACTACAGTCTGCGCCTCTGGGGCGCGGCCATCACCGGCATGGTCGTCGGCGTCATCATCGGCGTCACCTCTGACTTCTTTACCGGCGACGACAAAAAACCGGTCGAGCGCGTCGCCCGGGCAAGCGAGAGCGGGCCGGCATTCACCATCCTCTCCGGCTTCTCCTACGGGCTTCTCTCGTCGCTGCCCGCCCTGGTGGGAATCGGGCTGGCGGCCCTCATCTCCTACCACCTCTGCGCGCCGCTCGGCGAGGGCTACGCCATGCTCGGCATTTCAACGGCGGCAATCGGCATGCTCTCCATCGTCGGCATGATCATCTCGAACGACGCCTACGGGCCGATCGTCGACAACGCACGCGGCGTCGCGGAGATGGCCGGGCTCGGCGATCAGGTGCTCACCGTCACCGATGAACTCGACGCGGCCGGCAACACGGCAAAGGCCATCACCAAGGGCTTTTCCATCGGCGCCGCAGGGCTCACGGTCATCGCTCTTCTCGGCACTTTTCAGGAGGTCGTGCGCCAGGCTGCGGGAGTTGTCATCCAATTTGATATGATGAATCCTCTCGTCTTCTTCGGCGCTCTGGTCGGCGCAGCCATCCCGGCGGTCTTCTCGGCCATGCTCATCATGGGCGTCAACCGCAACTCGCAGAAGATGGTCACGGAGATTCACCGTCAGTTCAACACCATTCCCGGGCTCAGGGAGGGCACGGCCATGCCGGACTATGCCCGCTGCATCGACATCGCAACGGTCGGCGCAATCCGCGAGCTCATTCCGGCCGGGCTCACCGCCATTGTGGCGACTCTCGCCGTGGGCTTCATCGGCGGCGTCGAGGCGGTCGGCGGTTTTCTGACCGGCAACATCGTCTCGGGTCTTCTTCTCGCGCTTGTCATGAGCAACGCCGGCGGTCTGTGGGACAACGGCAAAAAATACGTGGAGGCCGGTCACTTTGGCGGCAAGGGCTCCGACGCCCACAAGGCCGCGGTCATTGGCGACACGGTCGGCGATCCTTTCAAGGACACCGCCGGGCCCTCCATCAACACTCAGATCACCGTTGTCTCCCTGATCTCCTCGCTGTTCGCCATGCTGTTTTACACCTGCTCGCTGTTCTGA
- a CDS encoding sodium ion-translocating decarboxylase subunit beta: MGFLVDGILAVTWQQIVMWAVGGVLIYLAIKKDFEPALLLPMGFGAILVNLPSTGLLDQIMPGIGKVEGFIDILFNAGIANELFPLLLFIGIGAMIDFGPLLSNPKMMFFGAAAQFGIFFTLSMASLLGFSLKDAASIAIIGAADGPTSILVSNILGSSYMGAIAVAAYSYMALVPIVQPMAIRLVTTKKERMIRMPYQPKSVSRRARILFPIIVSVIAGLVAPASSPLVGCLMFGNLIRECGRLESLSETAQKVLANLVTLLLGFTIAARMRADQFVTVETILIMCLGLVAFVFDTIGGVLFAKIINLFSKEKINPMIGAAGISAFPMSARVVQKMGLKEDPSNHLLMHAVGANVSGQIASVIAGGLIIDIVSKMI, translated from the coding sequence TTGGGATTCCTAGTAGATGGGATACTCGCTGTGACATGGCAGCAGATCGTCATGTGGGCGGTCGGCGGTGTCTTGATTTACCTCGCAATCAAAAAGGACTTTGAACCGGCCCTGCTTCTGCCGATGGGCTTTGGCGCGATTCTGGTCAACCTCCCCTCGACGGGGCTGCTCGACCAGATCATGCCCGGCATCGGCAAAGTGGAGGGTTTCATCGACATTCTCTTCAACGCGGGCATCGCAAACGAACTTTTCCCACTGCTTCTGTTCATTGGCATCGGCGCGATGATCGACTTCGGCCCGCTGCTCTCAAACCCCAAGATGATGTTCTTCGGCGCGGCGGCCCAGTTTGGCATTTTCTTCACGCTGTCCATGGCGTCGCTGCTCGGTTTTTCGCTCAAGGATGCGGCCTCCATCGCCATCATCGGCGCGGCGGACGGCCCGACGTCGATTCTCGTCTCAAACATCCTCGGCAGCAGCTACATGGGTGCCATCGCAGTGGCTGCCTACTCCTACATGGCGCTGGTCCCGATTGTCCAGCCGATGGCGATCCGGCTTGTCACCACAAAAAAAGAGCGCATGATCCGCATGCCCTACCAGCCAAAGTCTGTCTCGCGCCGCGCGCGCATTCTGTTCCCGATCATTGTGTCGGTCATCGCGGGCCTGGTCGCGCCCGCCTCGTCGCCCCTGGTCGGCTGCCTGATGTTCGGCAACCTCATCCGGGAGTGCGGGCGGCTCGAGTCGCTTAGCGAGACGGCGCAGAAAGTGCTTGCCAACCTCGTCACGCTCCTGCTGGGCTTTACCATTGCGGCGCGTATGCGTGCCGACCAATTTGTCACAGTTGAGACCATTCTCATCATGTGCCTGGGCCTTGTGGCCTTTGTGTTTGACACCATCGGCGGCGTTCTGTTTGCCAAGATCATCAACCTCTTCTCGAAAGAGAAGATCAACCCCATGATCGGCGCCGCGGGCATTTCGGCGTTTCCCATGTCGGCGCGGGTGGTACAGAAGATGGGCCTCAAGGAGGATCCCTCGAACCATCTGCTCATGCACGCGGTCGGCGCAAATGTCTCGGGGCAGATCGCCTCAGTCATCGCGGGCGGCCTGATCATCGACATTGTGTCGAAAATGATTTGA
- a CDS encoding pyruvate carboxylase subunit B has translation MKVQFTETVLRDANQSLIATRLPFSEFEPILKTMDKAGFYSLECWGGATFDSCLRYLNEDPWERLRKIKAACPNTKLQMLLRGQNILGYKHYPDDIVRLFVKKSVENGMDIIRIFDALNDLRNIEVAMDETKKCGAIASAALCYTTSPVHTVEAFAKLGKQMEDMGADTICIKDMAGIMGPQEAYDLVKALKETVKVPIVVHTHATTGLGPMTLMKAVEAGAEVIDTAISTFSGGTSQPSTEALAYSLKQMGYEVDLDFKVLKEINDFFKPIFNQYIDNGTLNPFVLTTNPDALTYQVPGGMLSNLLAQLKAQNSLDRLDEVLAEIPNVRKDLGYPPLVTPMSQMVGVQSTFNVLLGERYKNLAKEVKSYVKGEYGKAPGVVDPDLIKKVLGDEQPITGRYAETLAPGFEAAKEECKQYAQSDEDVLSYVAFPQQAMKFFEAREERKSNTAQYSIVKLEG, from the coding sequence ATGAAAGTCCAATTCACAGAGACCGTTCTACGTGACGCGAATCAGTCGCTGATTGCGACGAGACTTCCGTTCTCGGAGTTCGAGCCTATCCTCAAGACGATGGACAAGGCCGGCTTCTATTCGCTGGAGTGCTGGGGCGGTGCGACGTTCGACTCCTGTCTGCGCTACCTGAACGAAGACCCGTGGGAGAGACTGCGCAAGATCAAGGCGGCCTGCCCGAACACAAAGCTCCAGATGCTCCTGCGCGGGCAGAACATCCTCGGCTACAAGCACTACCCCGATGACATCGTGCGTCTGTTTGTCAAAAAGTCCGTCGAAAACGGCATGGACATCATCCGCATCTTCGACGCGCTCAACGACCTGAGAAACATCGAGGTCGCCATGGATGAGACCAAGAAGTGCGGGGCGATTGCGTCCGCCGCTCTCTGCTACACCACGAGCCCCGTCCACACGGTCGAGGCGTTTGCCAAGCTCGGCAAACAGATGGAGGACATGGGCGCTGACACCATCTGCATCAAGGACATGGCCGGCATCATGGGCCCGCAGGAGGCCTACGACCTTGTCAAGGCCCTCAAGGAGACCGTCAAGGTCCCAATCGTGGTCCACACCCACGCCACCACCGGCCTTGGCCCGATGACCCTGATGAAAGCGGTCGAAGCGGGCGCCGAGGTCATCGACACCGCCATTTCCACGTTCTCCGGCGGCACCTCACAGCCCTCCACCGAGGCGCTCGCCTACTCGCTCAAGCAGATGGGCTATGAAGTTGACCTCGACTTCAAAGTGCTCAAGGAGATCAACGACTTCTTCAAGCCGATCTTCAACCAGTATATCGACAACGGCACGCTCAATCCGTTCGTGCTGACCACCAACCCCGACGCGCTGACCTACCAGGTTCCGGGCGGCATGCTCTCGAATCTGCTCGCACAGCTCAAGGCACAGAACTCTCTCGACCGCCTCGACGAGGTGCTCGCGGAGATCCCGAACGTCCGCAAGGATCTCGGCTATCCGCCCCTGGTCACCCCGATGAGCCAGATGGTCGGCGTGCAGTCCACATTCAATGTGCTGCTCGGCGAGCGCTACAAAAACCTCGCCAAAGAGGTCAAGAGCTATGTCAAAGGCGAGTACGGCAAGGCGCCGGGCGTGGTTGACCCCGATCTGATCAAGAAAGTCCTCGGCGACGAGCAGCCCATCACCGGGCGCTATGCCGAGACCCTCGCCCCCGGTTTTGAGGCGGCGAAGGAGGAATGCAAACAGTATGCTCAGAGCGACGAGGATGTGCTCAGCTATGTCGCATTCCCGCAGCAGGCAATGAAGTTCTTTGAGGCGAGAGAGGAACGCAAGTCCAACACCGCCCAGTACTCCATTGTAAAATTGGAAGGTTAA